One segment of Solanum stenotomum isolate F172 chromosome 1, ASM1918654v1, whole genome shotgun sequence DNA contains the following:
- the LOC125857530 gene encoding uncharacterized protein LOC125857530, with protein MSFTKGKFREIVFWYKIHQRMFDAQMNPDRSWMYNRNNPGRAGMIPEFAEGVTRFINHTMTLDDFLNSRLIRCPFVNCENVRYHTTETVAMHLMMNGFKPGYTVWTSHGEVESYTMFNNFVVGESSRSTEHNYFQGSRMSDMINDAFGMHSDIEQGENVEEAPNEEANIFYEQLRDCSSHLFNGSQHSKLSIAVRLLSIKSDNTISQGAMDSMIELMKELVDPNVEIPDSYYKVNALVSKLGLSSIRIDCCEKGCMLYYKEDVNLESCKFCSHPHYKIGSNGKKLAIKAMHYLPLIPRLKRLYASNSSTPHMRWHRENRRPPSVMCHPSDGEAWKHFDRTYPDFAAEPRNVRLDLCADGFTPFSVAATPYSCWPVFITPYNLPPEVCMTSPYIFLNCVIPGPSNPKSKIDVYLQPLIDELKLLWSEGVETWDISRKQNFNMRATLMWTIIDFPAYGMLFGWMTAKKLACPYCVENTKSFTLKHGRKNSWFDCHCRFLSPDHEFRRKKYAFKKNKTERDGPPPILTGDDIWERVQNFPKVTEEPPYKFDGYGVAHNWTKQSIFWELPYWKDNLLRHNLDVMHIEKNYFDNLFNTVMDVTGKTKDNVKARLDLPEHCRRPELHLQESANNKLLKPKASYSFTMEQKRKICEWVESLKMPDKYASNLGKRVDIERGILLGMKSHGCHVFMEQLLPIAFCGLPENIRKSMAEISLFFKDLCSSTLRVENLVRMAKNIVVISNKLEKILPPGFFDVMEHLPIHLVHEALLGGPVQYRWMYPFERPNRHDVTGNDPAVQSLSIFNQPGKGSKKRTLHKLTEKEKKFAELHVLLNCPEVQPFLEYFVSQYGHDQVLPSFITWYTNWVYNSENAATFDQFFKDISWGPITVHTMSQYNEIVELEYSGWPIKKIVLFQCKWFDPTSRGTRELKQHNIIEVKHTRKYEAYDPFIIAQNAKQVYYGPYPLCRDKSDWWVVIKTKLMGRVEVENELDVAYQNEISSVHQVVDAELEMNLEHPDHILEEVNREELDMPTNMEEDEEETFEENEWIDEEETSEDDACEWIDDEETYEEDE; from the exons ATGTCGTTCACCAAGGGGAAATTCCGCGAGATTGTATTCTGGTACAAGATTCATCAGCGGATGTTTGACGCCCAG ATGAATCCTGATCGTAGTTGGATGTATAATAGAAACAATCCTGGTCGAGCGGGTATGATTCCAGAATTTGCAGAAGGTGTCACTAGATTTATAAATCATACAATGAcacttgatgattttttaaattcaagattGATTAGGTGTCCATTTGTTAATTGTGAAAATGTGAGATATCATACAACAGAGACTGTTGCTATGCATCTTATGATGAATGGATTCAAACCAGGGTATACAGTTTGGACTAGCCATGGTGAGGTTGAAAGTTACACTATGTTTAATAACTTTGTTGTCGGTGAAAGTAGTAGATCTACCGAGCATAATTATTTCCAAGGTTCTAGAATGTCAGATATGATTAATGATGCTTTTGGGATGCATTCTGATATTGAACAAggagaaaatgtagaagaagctcctaatgaagaagcaaacaTCTTTTATGAACAATTGCGTGATTGTAGTAGTCATTTGTTCAACGGGAGTCAACACTCTAAATTGTCTATTGCAGTTAGATTGTTAAGTATCAAATCTGACAATACTATTTCTCAAGGAGCAATGGACTCTATGATAGAACTTATGAAGGAATTAGTTGATCCCAATGTAGAGATTCCTGATTCTTATTATAAAGTAAATGCATTGGTGTCTAAGTTAGGACTCTCCTCGATAAGAATTGATTGTTGTGAAAAAGGTTGCATGTTATACTATAAGGAGGATGTCAATCTAGAGTCTTGTAAGTTTTGTAGTCACCCTCACTATAAGATTGGTTCTAACGGAAAGAAACTTGCTATTAAGGCGATGCATTATTTACCTCTTATACCAAGATTGAAAAGGTTGTATGCATCAAATAGCTCTACTCCTCATATGAGATGGCACCGTGAAAATAGAAGGCCACCTAGTGTCATGTGTCATCCATCTGACGGAGAGGCTTGGAAACATTTTGATAGAACTTATCCAGATTTTGCTGCTGAACCAAGGAATGTTAGGTTGGATTTGTGTGCGGATGGTTTCACCCCTTTTTCAGTTGCGGCTACACCATATTCTTGTTGGCCTGTGTTTATTACACCGTATAATCTTCCACCTGAGGTGTGTATGACAAGTCCATATATATTTCTGAATTGTGTCATTCCCGGTCCGAGTAATCCAAAAAGCAAGATTGATGTGTACTTACAACCTTTGATTGATGAGTTGAAATTGTTGTGGTCTGAGGGGGTAGAAACATGGGACATTTCTCGtaaacaaaatttcaacatgCGTGCTActttaatgtggactattaTTGATTTTCCTGCTTATGGAATGCTATTTGGATGGATGACAGCTAAAAAGTTAGCATGTCCTTACTGTGTGGAAAATACTAAATCATTCACATTAAAACATGGCCGAAAGAATTCATGGTTTGATTGTCATTGTCGGTTCTTGTCACCTGATCATGAGTTTAGGAGAAAGAAATAtgcatttaaaaagaataaaactgaACGAGATGGTCCACCCCCAATATTAACGGGTGATGATATTTGGGAAAGGGTTCAAAATTTTCCAAAGGTAACTGAGGAACCACCGTACAAATTTGATGGGTATGGTGTTGCACATAATTGGACTAAACAGAGTATATTCTGGGAGTTACCTTATTGGAAGGATAATTTGCTTAGACATAATCTTGATGTCATGCATattgaaaagaattattttgataatcTGTTCAACACTGTAATGGATGTAACTGGCAAGACAAAAGATAATGTTAAGGCTAGACTTGACTTACCAGAACATTGTAGACGACCGGAGTTGCATTTACAGGAGTCTGCCAACAACAAGTTACTTAAGCCCAAGGCTAGTTATTCATTCACAATGGAACAGAAGAGAAAAATTTGTGAGTGGGTGGAAAGCTTGAAAATGCCAGATAAATATGCCTCAAATTTGGGAAAGAGGGTTGACATTGAGCGTGGAATATTACTTGGGATGAAAAGTCACGGCTGTCATGTTTTTATGGAACAATTACTTCCGATTGCTTTTTGTGGATTGCCtgaaaacataagaaaatcgaTGGCAGAAATCAGTTTGTTCTTCAAAGACTTGTGTTCCAGCACATTGAGAGTAGAGAATCTGGTTCGGATGGCCAAAAATATAGTTGTTATTAGTAATAAGTTGGAGAAGATTCTTCCACCTGGGTTCTTTGATGTGATGGAACATCTTCCTATTCACCTTGTTCATGAAGCTCTACTGGGAGGTCCAGTTCAATATAGGTGGATGTATCCTTTTGAGCG ACCTAATCGACATGATGTTACTGGGAATGATCCTGCAGTACAATCATTATCAATCTTCAACCAaccgggtaagggttcaaaaaAGCGTACATTGCACAAACTTAccgaaaaggagaaaaaatttGCAGAGCTTCATGTCTTGTTGAATTGTCCAGAAGTCCAACCCTTCTTAga ATATTTTGTGAGCCAATATGGTCATGATCAAGTGTTACCATCATTTATAACGTGGTATACTAATTGG gTCTACAATTCAGAAAATGCCGCCacatttgatcaatttttcaaGGATATTTCTTGGGGACCGATTACAGTTCACACAATGTCCCAATATAAC GAGATTGTAGAGTTGGAGTATTCGGGTTGGCCAATCAAAAAAATAGTGCTTTTCCAATGCAAGTGGTTTGATCCAACTTCAAGAGGTACGAGGGAGCTTAAGCAACATAATATCATTGAAGTCAAGCACACTAGGAAGTATGAGGcttatgatccttttattattgcacaaaatgCTAAGCAAGTGTACTATGGTCCTTATCCGTTGTGTAGGGATAAGTCTGATTGGTGGGTtgtaatcaaaacaaaactGATGGGGCGAGTGGAAGTTGAGAATGAATTGGATGTTGCAtatcaaaatgaaatatcaagtgTTCATCAAGTAGTGGATGCTGAGTTAGAAATGAATTTGGAGCATCCTGATCACATTTTAGAAGAAGTTAATAGAGAAGAGTTAGATATGCCAACAAATATggaggaggatgaggaggaAACTTTCGAAGAGAATGAATGGATAGATGAGGAGGAAACTTCCGAAGATGATGCATGTGAATGGATAGATGATGAAGAAACTTACGAAGAGGATGAATAA
- the LOC125857542 gene encoding mavicyanin-like translates to MATVYQVGDIAGWTFNYNYNEWAFFKQFQAGDTLVFNYDPQLHNVMQVDINDYNSCTSNPIATFNSGSDSITLDTPDGDYFFLCGIPGHCASGLKIHIKVSPTTTTTTPPPPTTTNTPSTLPPPPPTTMNNRYPYRFPTSSRNHSSASTTAYSFNMLFALFLLPMV, encoded by the exons ATGGCTACTGTGTATCAAGTTGGTGATATTGCAGGGTGGACATTCAACTACAATTACAATGAATGGGCTTTTTTCAAGCAATTTCAAGCTGGTGATACCCTAG TTTTCAACTACGATCCACAATTGCACAACGTGATGCAAGTTGACATCAACGACTACAACTCATGCACTAGTAATCCAATTGCCACATTCAACTCTGGTAGTGATTCAATCACCCTTGACACTCCTGATGGAGACTACTTCTTCTTGTGTGGTATTCCTGGTCATTGTGCATCTGGACTCAAAATACACATCAAAGTTAGtccaactacaacaacaacaactccTCCTCCTCCTACGACAACAAATACTCCATCaactcttcctcctcctcctcctacGACGATGAATAATCGTTATCCTTATCGTTTTCCTACTTCTTCAAGGAATCACTCTTCTGCAAGCACTACTGCTTATTCATTCAACATGTTATTTGCATTGTTTCTTCTACCCATGGTTTAG